From a region of the Arachis ipaensis cultivar K30076 chromosome B09, Araip1.1, whole genome shotgun sequence genome:
- the LOC107618986 gene encoding 11-oxo-beta-amyrin 30-oxidase has translation SFSFIHHTVQKFGKNSFVWEGTTPKVIIINPDQIKEVFNKINDFEKPKLSPLVKLLSDGLINYDGEKWQKHRKIINPAFHFENLKVMSSTISESCDEMVRKWDAMLSSEGKCEIDVWPFLQNLTCDIISKTAFGSSYEEGKRIFDLLREQAGLIMKLRNVYIPGWWLIPTATHKRMKEIEKDKKASLKFIINKREKAMKVWEVMNKDLLGILLESNHREIQEHGNNKAAGMTSQEVMEECNAFYLAGQETTSVLLVWTMVLLGRYPDWQARAREEVLQVFGDQTPDSEGLSRLKIMTMILYEVLRLYPPNVYFNRAVNKDVKLGNLSLPAGTQVSLPILLIHHDRDIWGDDATEFKPERFSEGVAKATKGQVSFFPFGWGPRVCLGQNFALMEAKMALSLLLQRFSFELSPSYAHAPTTVLTLNPKHGAHVILHKL, from the exons TCTTTCTCTTTTATCCATCACACTGTTCAAAAATTTG GTAAGAATTCTTTTGTCTGGGAAGGGACAACACCAAAGGTCATAATCATAAATCCTGATCAAATCAAAGAAGTCTTTAACAAGATCAATGATTTTGAGAAACCCAAGTTGAGCCCTCTTGTCAAGTTATTGAGCGACGGACTCATAAATTATGATGGCGAGAAATGGCAAAAACATCGAAAGATTATCAACCCTGCTTTCCATTTTGAAAACTTAAAG GTAATGTCATCAACCATATCCGAATCCTGTGATGAAATGGTTAGAAAATGGGATGCGATGCTGTCTTCCGAAGGAAAATGTGAAATCGACGTATGGCCATTTCTTCAAAATTTGACTTGCGATATTATTTCCAAGACAGCATTTGGAAGCAGCTATGAAGAAGGAAAGCGAATATTCGATCTTTTAAGAGAACAAGCTGGACTTATTATGAAATTACGAAATGTCTATATTCCCGGATGGTG GTTGATACCAACAGCTACGCACAAGAGGatgaaagaaattgaaaaagataaaaaagctTCGCTCAAGTTTATCATCAACAaaagagagaaagcaatgaaGGTATGGGAAGTCATGAACAAAGACTTATTAGGCATACTTTTGGAATCAAATCATAGAGAAATACAAGAACATGGAAACAACAAAGCTGCGGGAATGACAAGCCAAGAAGTAATGGAGGAGTGCAATGCATTCTACCTTGCTGGCCAAGAAACCACCTCAGTTCTTCTAGTTTGGACAATGGTACTATTGGGTAGGTATCCTGATTGGCAAGCACGTGCTAGAGAGGAAGTATTGCAAGTTTTTGGCGATCAAACTCCGGATAGTGAAGGGTTAAGTCGCCTTAAAATT ATGACAATGATTTTATACGAGGTTCTAAGGTTATACCCTCCAAATGTTTACTTCAATCGTGCTGTCAACAAAGATGTGAAACTTGGCAACCTTTCCCTTCCAGCAGGAACACAAGTTTCCTTGCCAATACTCTTGATTCATCATGATCGCGATATTTGGGGCGATGATGCAACAGAGTTCAAACCGGAAAGATTCTCTGAGGGAGTTGCAAAGGCAACAAAAGGCCAAGTTTCATTCTTTCCATTCGGATGGGGACCTAGAGTATGCCTTGGGCAAAATTTTGCTTTAATGGAAGCAAAGATGGCTTTGTCATTGCTCTTACAACGTTTCTCATTTGAGCTCTCCCCATCTTATGCACATGCTCCAACTACTGTACTCACTCTCAATCCAAAGCATGGGGCTCATGTTATCTTACATAAATTGTAG